From one Lycium ferocissimum isolate CSIRO_LF1 chromosome 5, AGI_CSIRO_Lferr_CH_V1, whole genome shotgun sequence genomic stretch:
- the LOC132056580 gene encoding uncharacterized protein LOC132056580 yields the protein MPNSSSLLLLLSSNLFLQSTLALSLTLLLHFLNIPSFFLSGLFTYVHPDDVTPNNGGVRAAIRRPGTNDSELIKPRKKSKERFEFDENKAQIFRLKLSDGHLQTRIYFKEFRGCFNSIVVSLSCLLLHRFLKESESGVLKNGSFIPVLLGFVAVCRVFVLILRVSFERSASKLAEKHLSVVLGVFGFVLALAFVHGVVPKWILDVHFEEVHGFEKLFIAVFMGCVSCFLYMPAVRIAHAFWLGTDQLRCNLPIISCGWFARLLLHANYLFMVLTSMLWVKPFADLLLIDQDKASVEHVRELVGNVGMQKSEFSRFRVWCLLVSGLLQIVSLRANVQMYLNEAVLCWYQRLHASKVPDLAYSRAKVFLHNHFVCLVVLQFFLPATMVLLFLGLSQLGDDLLTNFQGICSLFPCSMLDKEVALFMAWWVLFVWTIYTSATLALFRQGILYVS from the coding sequence ATGCCCAATTCATCATCTTTACTGCTACTTTTATCAAGCAATCTCTTTCTCCAATCAACACTAGCTCTCTCACTAACTCTGCTTCTCCACTTCCTTAACATCCCCTCATTTTTCCTCTCTGGTCTCTTCACTTATGTCCATCCAGATGATGTTACTCCCAACAATGGTGGTGTTAGAGCAGCCATTCGTAGACCAGGTACTAATGATTCTGAACTCATCAAACCAAGAAAGAAATCTAAGGAAAGATTTGAGTTTGATGAGAATAAAGCTCAGATCTTTAGGCTAAAACTTAGTGATGGTCATCTTCAAACAAGGATTTATTTTAAGGAATTTAGGGGTTGTTTTAATTCTATTGTTGTTTCTCTTTCTTGTTTGTTGCTTCATAGATTCTTGAAGGAATCTGAGTCTGGTGTGTTAAAGAATGGTTCTTTTATTCCTGTTTTGTTAGGATTTGTGGCTGTTTGTAGGGTTTTTGTTTTGATTCTGAGGGTTTCTTTTGAAAGATCTGCATCTAAGCTGGCTGAGAAGCACTTGAGTGTTGTTTTAGGggtttttggttttgttttggCGCTTGCGTTTGTACATGGGGTTGTTCCTAAATGGATTCTTGATGTTCATTTTGAAGAAGTTCATGGGTTTGAGAAGTTGTTTATTGCAGTTTTTATGGGCTGCGTTTCGTGTTTTTTGTATATGCCAGCAGTGAGAATTGCTCATGCTTTTTGGCTTGGAACTGATCAGCTTCGTTGCAATTTGCCTATTATTTCTTGTGGATGGTTTGCGCGATTGCTTCTTCATGCTAACTATTTGTTCATGGTTTTGACCTCAATGCTTTGGGTAAAACCGTTTGCTGACTTGCTACTTATTGATCAAGATAAGGCGTCTGTTGAACATGTTAGGGAGTTGGTTGGAAATGTGGGTATGCAGAAGTCGGAATTCAGTAGATTTAGGGTGTGGTGTTTGTTAGTTTCGGGCCTATTGCAGATTGTATCTTTGCGTGCAAACGTGCAGATGTACTTGAACGAAGCAGTATTGTGTTGGTACCAGAGACTGCACGCTAGCAAAGTTCCTGACTTAGCTTATAGTAGGGCCAAGGTGTTCTTGCACAATCACTTTGTATGCCTTGTGGTTCTGCAATTCTTTTTGCCCGCAACAATGGTACTTCTCTTCCTTGGCTTGTCTCAACTTGGTGATGATTTGCTTACTAATTTCCAAGGGATATGTAGCCTATTTCCTTGTTCGATGCTAGACAAAGAGGTGGCTTTGTTTATGGCCTGGTGGGTTCTCTTTGTTTGGACAATATATACTTCAGCCACACTTGCTTTATTTAGACAGGGAATCTTGTATGTCTCTTGA